The sequence TGCTTTCCCAGCCTGCGGCCAGGGGACCTTCGTCCTTGTCTGCGAGCCGTTCAACCTCCACCTGGGACATCGCATTAGCGCGCTTCCAGTCTGTCTTGCTCTCGCCACGCGCAATTTTCCGTCTGATCTTGTCAGCCGAAAATCGTGCGATATTTTCGTTCTTCCGCATCTCTTGCCCTCCTGAAGGAAATAAGCCGGATGGCCTCCACGCGTTCGGTCCATACGACAGCGAAAAATCTATTCGTCAACTGCCCGACGGTCACAAAGCGTTCCTCGCCGTGACGTGGAGACGGGTATGTGAATACCGGGCGCCCGTCGAACAGCTTGGTTGCGTCGATCAGATCCAGGCCGTGCGCCGCCAGATTTATCGCGCGCTTCTTCTCGTCCCATTCAAAGTCCATCGATCCTTGTATCCACAACTATGTACATAGTCAAGAAAATTAAACAAACAAGGGGTTGGGGGGCTTTTCCTCGCAGACGCGAGAGGTCGCGTTCTCCACGGCGAGTCGCGCTCAAGTGGCGGATTCTTCAATATGATTCAGACCGAGCTGTTCCTACCAATAACTCCATCTGAACCGGAATTTGAGCGGCTGCGAGAATCGGTATCGAATTGACGCGCTTAAGTGAGACGGCTGCGATCTGAACCAC is a genomic window of Candidatus Binatus sp. containing:
- a CDS encoding BrnT family toxin, translating into MDFEWDEKKRAINLAAHGLDLIDATKLFDGRPVFTYPSPRHGEERFVTVGQLTNRFFAVVWTERVEAIRLISFRRARDAEERKYRTIFG